The genomic window AAGGTCGGCTTCATAGCGAAAGCTCCGGTCAGGTCAGATAGGGCCAGAGCGAAAGGCCCAGAGCCGTCAGGGCCGCGATAACCGCGACCGTGACTGAAGCCGCCACCCAAGCCGGAGTTCCCGACTTTTCGATGACCACGGCCGCCGGGCGCGGCGGCTCCTGAACCAGGCGCGAGATGGCGCGGGCGGCGGCGATCATTTCGTTGATCGCATCGCGCGCCTGGGCCTGCGGTCCCAGTTCGCGGCGGATCCAGCGTTCGACCACCGGCTGGGCGGCCTTCCACAGATCGTGATCGGGTTGCAGCCGGCGCGCCACGCCCTCGACCGAGACCATGGTCTTTTGCAGCAGGATCAGTTCGGGCCGCAGCCGCATGTCGAACAGGGCGGTGATCTCGAACAACTGGCCCAGGAGCCGGCCCATCGACACCTGGCTGGCGGCACGGCCGATCACCGGCTCACCGACGGCGCGCAGGGCCTGTGCGAAGGTCTCGACCGAGTGGTGCGGCGGGACGTAGCCGGCCTCGAAATGCACGCGCGAAATCCGGTCGTAGTCGCGGCTGATGAAGCCCCACAGAATCTCGGCCAGATAGCGCCGCTCCGCCGGTCCCAATCGCCCGACGATGCCAAAGTCGATCGCCGTCAGATGAGCCGGCGCGCTGGCGAACAGATTGCCCTCGTGCAGGTCGGCGTGGAACACCCCATGGTCCAACGCCTGGACCAGGAAGGCACGCACGACATTGTCGGCCAGCTGATCCTTGTCCAATCCCGGCAGGTCCGTAAGCGCCGGATCCGTCATGGGCACGCCTTGCGCCCATTCCAGCGTCAGCACGCGCTTGCCCACCCCGTCCCAGATCACGGCCGGCGCGGACATGTATCCGTCCTTGGCCAGCACCTCGGCCATCTCGCTGGCTGCGGCGGCCTCCAGCCGCATGTCCAACTCCAGATCCAGGGAATTGGCGATGGTCTCGACAAAGGCCGACGGCTCCAGCCGCCGCGCCATCGGCACGAGCCGCCAGACGAGCCGCGCGGCCAGCCGCATTGAATCCAGGCCATTGGCGACCCGCCGCTCGACCCCCGGCCGCAGCACCTTGACCGCCACGGCCCGCCCGTCGGCCAGGGTCGCGCGGTGCGCCTGGGCCAGGGAGGCGGCGGCGACCGGCGGGCTGAGATCGATGAACAGACTTTCGGCCGGACGACCCAGCGACCTCTCGATCTCGCGACGGGCCTCTT from Brevundimonas fontaquae includes these protein-coding regions:
- the ubiB gene encoding 2-polyprenylphenol 6-hydroxylase; this translates as MGDLTSRIYRTAPPPPATVAVQNPVASFLRLLGWLWVLARHDALIPREVTHLLPAWTRPFARFVQLFSGRAGRQGRPGQRLGKAFEHLGPVAIKLGQVLATRADIFGLEFARDLGRLKDALPPFSLEEARREIERSLGRPAESLFIDLSPPVAAASLAQAHRATLADGRAVAVKVLRPGVERRVANGLDSMRLAARLVWRLVPMARRLEPSAFVETIANSLDLELDMRLEAAAASEMAEVLAKDGYMSAPAVIWDGVGKRVLTLEWAQGVPMTDPALTDLPGLDKDQLADNVVRAFLVQALDHGVFHADLHEGNLFASAPAHLTAIDFGIVGRLGPAERRYLAEILWGFISRDYDRISRVHFEAGYVPPHHSVETFAQALRAVGEPVIGRAASQVSMGRLLGQLFEITALFDMRLRPELILLQKTMVSVEGVARRLQPDHDLWKAAQPVVERWIRRELGPQAQARDAINEMIAAARAISRLVQEPPRPAAVVIEKSGTPAWVAASVTVAVIAALTALGLSLWPYLT